From a single Phocoena sinus isolate mPhoSin1 chromosome 1, mPhoSin1.pri, whole genome shotgun sequence genomic region:
- the ZMYM1 gene encoding LOW QUALITY PROTEIN: zinc finger MYM-type protein 1 (The sequence of the model RefSeq protein was modified relative to this genomic sequence to represent the inferred CDS: deleted 1 base in 1 codon), with the protein MNKMLPSVSTTAIQVSCSGCKKILQKGQTAYQRKGSTQLFCSTPCITEYISSLNSPALPKRTCSNCSKDIVNLKDVISMQLEDTTTSKTFCSQSCLSSYEEKRKPFDTICTNSIPAKCSMCQKTTVIQYEVKYQNMKRSLCSNACFSKFHSANNLIMNCCENCGAYCSTSSSLFHILHMEAQSHYFNSSKRITAYKQKPAKTLTSVLCKSLKPSDEMIETTNDSGKTELFCSVHCFSAYSKAKMESSTVNVSMVHDASTDLLSPKKDTTPVISNIVSLADTHEALPVMNSDVLQGTVSSVTANVEDISKTSPSESSNGVANSNVEQPSLAPSSSVLSQHTTGSSIEVQKDHVSHQDATNSMKSMKIRDGLRHPKFTSKVQKVKGKSRSIKKSWCSNFQQLENSIKKDVIFCYSCQLFCQKKFSYGGESFAAQGISNWKKTLEKFRKHEKSEMHSKSLQFWREYQFCDETVNDSLSNHSKQIEGNKKYLKLIIENILFLGKQCLLLRGNDQSVSSVNKGNFLELLEIRAKDKGEEIFRLTNSQVDFYNSTQIQNDIIEIIKTEMLQDIVNEINVSSAFSIICDETTDSTTKGQFSICVRYPQKTSKAILIKERFLGFIDVEEMTGTNLHRSIKTYLQQIGVDLDKIRGQAYDSTSNWRGKFNKIAAEFKKEEPRALYLHCYAHFLDLAVIRFCKEVKELRSALNTLSSLFNTIHGEMSVNFQNIYKLSQNKTCKKHTSQSCWTVHDRTLLSVIEGLPEVIETLEVLSSHSSNTSLADELSDLLALVSKFEFIFCLKFLYRVLSVTGILSKELQSETIDIFSLSSKIEAILECLSSERNDTYFKTIWDGAEEVCQKITCKGFEVERPSFQKRRKIQKTIDPSNSDSMFFPTSTEEQYKINIYYQGLDTILQNLKLCFSEFDYCKMKQISELLLKWNEPLNEATAKDVQEFYKLDADIIPELRFYRQYAKLNFVLDYDCISFSNLGHLFIQHGLHNNIPCISVLLYIALSWPVTSASVENSFSTLSRLKTYLCHTRGQEKLSGLALMAVEQELVNKLMEPERLNGTVEKFILQVKEI; encoded by the exons ATGAATAAGATGCTTCCCTCAGTTTCAACCACAGCTATTCAGGTTTCCTGTTCTGGCtgtaaaaaaattcttcaaaag gGGCAAACTGCTTATCAGAGGAAAGGGTCTACTCAGCTTTTCTGTTCCACACCATGCATCACTGAATACATTTCATCTCTCAATTCACCAGCTCTTCCGAAGAGAACTTGTTCAAACTGCTcaaa agacATTGTAAATCTAAAGGATGTGATCAGTATGCAGCTGGAAGATACTACCACTAGCAAAACTTTTTGCAGCCAATCTTGTCTTTCAtcatatgaagaaaaaagaaaaccatttgatACCATATGTACTAATAGCATTCCAGCCAagtgcagcatgtgtcagaagaCTACTGTT atTCAGTATGAAGTAAAATACCAGAACATGAAACGTAGTCTTTGCAGTAATGCCTGTTTTTCAAAGTTTCACTCTGCTAACAACCTCATCATGAACTGTTGTGAGAACTGTGGAGCTTACTGTTCCACTAGCTCTAGTCTGTTCCATATACTTCACATGGAAGCACAGTCTCATTACTTTAATAGTTCAAAGCGTATTACAGCATATAAGCAG AAACCAGCCAAAACACTTACATCTGTTCTTTGCAAATCATTGAAACCCTCAGACGAAATGATTGAGACTACCAATGACTCGGGGAAGACAGAGCTTTTCTGCTCTGTTCATTGTTTCTCTGCTTACAGTAAAGCTAAGATGGAATCTTCTAcag taaATGTTTCCATGGTGCATGATGCTTCAACAGATCTCCTTTCTCCGAAGAAAGATACAACTCCAGTTATAAGCAATATAGTGTCATTGGCAGATACTCATGAAGCCCTGCCCGTCATGAACTCTGACGTATTACAAG GTACAGTTTCTTCAGTAACAGCAAATGTTGAGGAT ATTTCTAAGACTTCACCCAGTGAATCAAGTAATGGTGTTGCTAATAGTAATGTGGAACAGCCAAGCCTTGCACCATCTTCATCAGTACTCAGTCAGCATACAACTGGCTCCAGTATAGAAGTACAAAAAGATCATGTGTCACACCAAGATGCTACAAACAGTATGAAATCCATGAAAATAAGAGATGGACTACGTCACCCAAAATTTACATCCAAAGTACAAAAAGTTAAAGGTAAATCACGAAGTATTAAAAAATCTTGGTGTTCAAATTTTCAGCAATTAGAAAACAGTATTAAAAAGGATGTGATATTCTGTTATTCGTGTCAGTTGTTCTGCCAAAAAAAATTTAGCTATGGAGGAGAGTCATTTGCAGCCCAAGGAATTTCCAATTGGAAAAAAACTCTGGAAAAATTCAGAAAGCATGAAAAAAGTGAAATGCATTCAAAGTCATTGCAATTTTGGAGGGAATACCAGTTTTGTGATGAAACCGTTAATGACAGTTTATCTAATCATTCAAAACAGATTGAGGGAAATAAAAAGTACCTAAAGcttataattgaaaatattttatttcttggaaaGCAGTGTTTACTCTTAAGAGGAAATGACCAGTCTgtttcatctgtgaataaaggcaATTTTTTAGAATTGTTAGAAATCCGAGCAaaagataaaggagaagaaatatttcGACTTACGAATTCACAAGTTGACTTCTACAATAGTACACAAATTCAAAATgatattattgaaataataaagaCTGAAATGTTACAAGATATTGTAAATGAGATCAATGTCTCCTCAGCTTTTTCAATAATATGTGATGAAACAACTGATAGTACCACTAAAGGGCAATTCTCAATTTGTGTAAgatacccacagaaaacatcaaaggctatattaattaaagaaagatttttgGGTTTCATAGATGTTGAAGAGATGACTGGGACCAACTTACACAGGAGTATTAAAACTTACCTGCAGCAAATTGGAGTTGATTTGGATAAAATACGAGGCCAGGCCTATGATAGCACCAGTAACTGGAggggaaaatttaataaaattgcaGCAGAATTCAAGAAGGAAGAGCCAAGAGCTTTATACCTGCATTGTTATGCACATTTTTTGGATTTAGCGGTGATTAGGTTTTGCAAAGAAGTAAAAGAGCTCCGAAGTGCTCTAAATACTCTCAGTTCTTTGTTCAACACTATTCATGGGGAAATGTCTgtaaattttcaaaacatttataagctaagtcaaaacaaaacatgcaaaaAACATACATCACAATCATGTTGGACAGTCCATGATCGTACGTTACTATCTGTGATTGAGGGTCTTCCAGAGGTTATTGAAACACTGGAAGTTCTATCAAGCCATTCTTCAAACACAAGTTTAGCTGATGAATTGAGTGATTTGTTGGCATTGGTTTCCAAATTTGAATTTATCTTTTGTTTGAAATTTCTTTATCGAGTACTAAGTGTTACAGGAATTCTTTCCAAAGAGCTTCAAAGTGAAACCatagacattttttctttgtcttcaaaaaTAGAAGCAATTTTGGAATGTTTATCATCTGAAAGAAATGATACTTATTTCAAAACTATCTGGGATGGAGCAGAGGAAGTATGTCAAAAAATAACCTGTAAAGGTTTTGAAGTTGAAAGGCCTtcatttcagaaaagaagaaaaattcagaaaacaatagATCCTAGCAATTCAGACAGTATGTTTTTTCCTACCTCAACAGaagaacaatataaaattaatatttattaccaAGGCTTGGATACtatattacaaaatttaaaattgtgtttttcaGAGTTTGATTATTGTAAAATGAAGCAGATTTCAGAACTGTTACTTAAATGGAATGAACCGTTAAATGAAGCAACAGCTAAAGATGTCCAAGAATTTTATAAACTTGATGCAGACATCATCCCAGAACTTAGATTTTATCGGCAATATGCAAAGCTCAACTTTGTCCTAGATTATGATTGCATCAGCTTCAGCAATCTTGGCCATTTGTTTATTCAGCATGGTCTTCACAATAATATTCCTTGCATATCAGTGCTATTATATATTGCTTTGTCTTGGCCAGTTACTTCAGCAAGTgttgaaaattcattttctacaCTGTCTCGtcttaaaacatatttatgtCATACCAGGGGACAAGAAAAGCTTAGTGGCTTAGCCCTAATGGCTGTTGAGCAGGAATTGGTAAATAAACTGATGGAACCTGAAAGACTCAATGGAACTGTGGAAAAGTTTATCCTACAggtgaaagaaatataa